The following coding sequences are from one Lujinxingia vulgaris window:
- the lipB gene encoding lipoyl(octanoyl) transferase LipB, with protein MKLIRPGLVPYGQALSWQLELRQRLQEGRAHDPTGYLLCLEHPPVVTLGKRGRAEDIFGLDQLRDRGTQFFKIDRGGEATYHGPGQLVVYPIVRLDELGIGVVDLIRGMAASLSRALAEYGVGADYDADHPGLWTHTTPPRKIASVGMRVSGGVTTHGAAINLINDLIPFSLFVPCGMPNAPVTRLLDHLDAPAHCTVDDFTDRFLTHFAAFLDRAFEPLDLAPPPPEQAAPPMPL; from the coding sequence ATGAAGCTTATTCGCCCCGGTCTCGTCCCCTACGGTCAGGCGCTGAGCTGGCAGCTTGAGCTGCGCCAGCGCCTCCAGGAAGGCCGAGCCCACGACCCCACCGGCTACCTGCTCTGCCTGGAGCATCCGCCGGTGGTCACGCTCGGCAAGCGAGGCCGGGCCGAAGACATCTTCGGCCTGGACCAACTCCGAGACCGGGGCACCCAATTCTTCAAAATCGATCGGGGCGGAGAAGCCACCTACCACGGCCCCGGCCAGCTGGTGGTCTACCCCATCGTGCGCCTCGATGAGCTGGGCATCGGCGTCGTCGATCTGATCCGCGGCATGGCCGCCTCCCTCTCCCGGGCGCTGGCCGAATACGGCGTCGGCGCCGACTACGACGCCGACCACCCCGGGCTGTGGACCCACACCACCCCGCCCCGCAAGATCGCCAGCGTGGGCATGCGCGTCTCCGGCGGCGTCACCACCCATGGCGCGGCCATCAACCTCATCAACGACCTCATCCCCTTCTCGCTCTTTGTGCCCTGCGGCATGCCCAACGCCCCGGTCACGCGCCTCCTCGACCACCTCGACGCCCCCGCACACTGCACCGTCGACGACTTCACCGATCGCTTCCTCACCCACTTCGCAGCCTTCCTCGACCGCGCGTTTGAGCCCCTCGATCTGGCCCCCCCGCCCCCCGAGCAGGCCGCCCCCCCGATGCCTCTTTGA